In the genome of Thermococcus sp. Bubb.Bath, the window TGGATCCGGCAACAATACTATAACAAGGCTTTACGAGTTGGGCGTTGAGGGTGCAGAGTTAATAGCAATGAACACCGATGCCCAGCACCTCGCGAGGATAAAAGCCCACAAGAAGCTTCTTCTGGGGAGGGAAATAACGCAGGGTAAGGGCTCTGGCGGCGACCCGGAGGTTGGCTATCGTGCTGCCGAAGCCAGCGCCCACGAGATATCCGAGACCATAGGGGATGTTGACCTCGTTTTCATAACCGCCGGAATGGGCAACGGTACCGGAACCGGTGCTGCCCCTGTGGTTGCGAAGGTCATAAAGGAGCGCGCCAGGCACAGCGGGCGCTTCAGAGAGCCCCTGGTTGTCAGCGTCGTTACCTTCCCGTTCAAGACCGAAGGGACCATAAGGGTGGATAAGGCCAAGGCTGGAATAAAGGCACTCCTGCATTACTCTGACACGGTTATCATAATCGAGAACGACAAGCTCCTCAAGCTCGTGCCAAACCTCCCGATAAACGCCGCCTTCCGCTTTGCCGACGAGATAATAGCCAGGATGGTCAAGGGCATAACCGAGACCATAAAGCTCCCCTCGATGGTGAACATCGACTTCGCTGACGTTTACAGCGTCATGAAGGATGGCGGAGCGGCCCTCATAGGCATCGGAGAGAGCGACTCCAAGAACAGGGCGGTTGAGGCCGTTAAGGCTGCCCTTGAGAACAAGATGCTTGATGTGAAGTTCGGAAGCGGCAACAAGGCCCTGGTCCACTTCACCGTCGGCCCCGACGTCAATCTCGGCGAAATAAATGAGGCCATGGAGATCGTTTATAACAACCTTGGGACGAAGTCTGAGATCAAGTGGGGCGCGAGGGTCGACGAGGACATGGGTAAAGTCGTCCGCGCCATGGTTATAATGACCGGTGTGGAGAGCCCCCACATAATAGGAGGAGAGGCCGCAGCCCTTCAGACGAAGGCAAACGTCGTCGTCCCAAAGAGGTCCGCACCGCTCCCGTTCGAGAAGAAGTCCTCTGCAGATTTTGACGACATCTACAAGATTCTATCAAGGCAGGAAGAGCCCAAAAAGGTAGCAGGGAACGACGAACGCAGAAAGCGCATCGAAGAACTCTTCGCCGACATAGAGTTCTGAGCCTTTTGTCTATTTAAAAATTTCTTTCCATAACTTTTAAATGCATCGAGGATGACGGTTAGTGGGTGATAGAATGGCAGTTGTAATCAGCGTTGCCAACCAGAAGGGCGGCGTTGGAAAGACAACTCTCACGCTGAACCTTGGATACGGACTCGCCCGAATGGGCAAGAAGGTTCTTCTCATAGACGTTGACCCCCAGTTCAACCTGACCTTCGGCCTCATAGGAATGGAAGTCATGAACTATGATAACAGCAACGTCGGCACCATAATGACCCGCGAGAGCGATATTGAGGACACTATAGTAGAGGTCTCGGAGAACCTTCACATAATCCCCAGCCACCTCAACCTCTCCGCCAAGGAGATAGAGATAATAAACGCGTACAACAGGGAGAGGAGGTTACAAAAGGCTATCTCCCCGATTCTCC includes:
- the ftsZ gene encoding cell division protein FtsZ, which codes for MVFKLLEQAGIKLDLDEGPKVEKREDLTGDEFDEDFIKIAIVGVGGSGNNTITRLYELGVEGAELIAMNTDAQHLARIKAHKKLLLGREITQGKGSGGDPEVGYRAAEASAHEISETIGDVDLVFITAGMGNGTGTGAAPVVAKVIKERARHSGRFREPLVVSVVTFPFKTEGTIRVDKAKAGIKALLHYSDTVIIIENDKLLKLVPNLPINAAFRFADEIIARMVKGITETIKLPSMVNIDFADVYSVMKDGGAALIGIGESDSKNRAVEAVKAALENKMLDVKFGSGNKALVHFTVGPDVNLGEINEAMEIVYNNLGTKSEIKWGARVDEDMGKVVRAMVIMTGVESPHIIGGEAAALQTKANVVVPKRSAPLPFEKKSSADFDDIYKILSRQEEPKKVAGNDERRKRIEELFADIEF